A single region of the Octopus bimaculoides isolate UCB-OBI-ISO-001 chromosome 6, ASM119413v2, whole genome shotgun sequence genome encodes:
- the LOC106873518 gene encoding zinc finger protein 595 — protein MGQTMFETEAKPYSCHICGRSFSKNSNLTAHKRTHTGEKPYHCEFCGKSFSRNSAVTYHKRIHTGEQPYHCEICGKGFSFNSKLLLHIRSHTGERPFHCETCGKSFSCNNKLSCHKRIHTGEKPYQCKTCGKAFSHSGHLLIHKRTHTGEKPYNCEICGKAFTSSSSLGDHKRVHTGEKPYQCEICGKEFSFNRHLKNHRFSHTGTPYPCEFCGKTFSLKSQLSLHERSHTGNGSYSCEICGKSFLLKGRLNFHKIIHTGNKPFECEICGKAFSQKSHLKDHKLTHTERTFHCEICLKVFSRKVHLLNHKHTHSDEKPYKCEFCGKAFSQSRYVSRHVRTHTGDNPYHCDICGKVFTYSTLLSDHKRTHTGERPYQCITCGKAFSRSSNLSNHRWTHARETPFRCETCGKAFCSKRRLTDHKWTHTGEKLYRCETCGKAFSRNSNLTRHKSIHTGEKIYQCEFCEKLYYKKENLTEHIRTHTGEKPYQCVICGKAFSRNRSLSNHYLIHKGR, from the coding sequence ATGGGTCAGACAATGTTTGAAACAGAAGCAAAACCTTACAGTTGTCATATTTGTGGAAgatctttttctaaaaattctAATCTAACTGctcataaacgtactcatacaggagagaagccataccattgtgaattctgtggtaaatctttttctCGTAACAGTGCAGTAACTtatcataaacgtattcacactggagaacaaccataccactgtgaaatatgtggcaaAGGATTTTCTTTTAACAGTAAGTTGCTGCTTCATATTCGTAGTCACACTGGTGAAAGACCATTCCATTGTGAAACTTGTGGGAAATCCTTTTCGTGTAATAATAAATTATcatgtcacaaacgtattcatacaggagaaaaaccttacCAGTGTAAAACTTGTGGGAAAGCATTTTCTCACAGTGGTCATCTATTAATTCATAAAAggactcatacaggagaaaagccatataactgtgaaatatgtgggaaagcaTTTACTAGCAGCAGTAGTTTAGGTGATCATAAACGTgtgcatacaggagagaaaccataccagtgTGAGATCTGTGGGAAAGAGTTTTCATTCAAtagacatttaaaaaatcatAGATTTAGTCACACCGGAACACCATATCCTTGTGAATTCTGCGGAAAGACGTTTTCTTTGAAAAGCCAATTATCACTTCATGAAAGGAGCCACACAGGAAATGGATCATATTCCTGTGAAATCTGTGGGAAATCTTTCTTGTTAAAAGGTAgattaaattttcataaaattattcaCACGGGCAATAAACCATTTGagtgtgaaatttgtgggaaagcCTTTTCGCAAAAGTCTCACTTAAAAGATCATAAACTCACTCATACTGAAAGAACATTCCATTGTGAAATTTGTCTGAAAGTATTTTCACGTAAAGTACATTTATTAAACCATAAACATACTCACTCTGATGAAAAGCCATACAAATGTGAATTTTGTGGAAAAGCATTTTCTCAAAGTCGTTATGTATCCCGgcatgtacgtactcatacaggagataACCCATACcattgtgacatttgtggtaaagtATTTACTTACAGTACACTTTTGTCTGATCATAAACGGACTCACACTGGAGAAAGACCATACCAATGCATAACATGTGGGAAAGCATTTTCTCGTAGCAGTAACTTATCAAACCATAGGTGGACTCATGCAAGAGAAACACCATTCCGGTGTGAAACTTGTGGGAAAGCATTTTGTTCTAAAAGGAGATTGACTGATCATAAATGGactcacactggagaaaaactgTACCGCTGCGAAACATGTGGGAAAGCATTTTCTCGAAATAGTAATCTAACTCGTCATaaaagtattcatacaggagaaaaaataTACCAATGTGAATTTTGtgagaaattatattataaaaaagagaatttaACAGAACatatacgtactcacacaggagaaaaaccttacCAATGCGTAATTTGTGGGAAAGCATTTTCCAGAAACAGAAGCCTGTCAAACCATTATCTTATTCACAAAGGACGATGA